The following proteins are encoded in a genomic region of Campylobacter concisus:
- a CDS encoding DUF5309 family protein, with protein MAIKTGLVTAEEAFGSKGVVLENTIKQIGWQSTPFYSAISTAAPADRSTSVAVGHKWFYDELPDGDAANAHAEGGAKATAKYFVGNTLSNHFQIVKNTYGVSGSQEPAKDVAGRGILANQGEMASVEHKKSIEKILLSSQTAVQRVNSGGSPVVGKCGGLKSFSTANNTIDANNTDLTMQMIRDLLKIGWSKGRPYQFLMVNDKQNDRLLDILDKIKQANITQKYLEEDLLAIRTSYGDVKVMLNPFLDQNEIIAFRADDIFKVNWRPMMTRELPTSNDAVEKEIISEFTLRVCTPVAFGWLKKLKV; from the coding sequence ATGGCTATAAAAACTGGATTAGTAACTGCTGAAGAGGCTTTTGGCAGTAAGGGTGTAGTGCTTGAAAACACTATAAAGCAAATAGGATGGCAATCTACGCCTTTTTATAGTGCAATAAGCACGGCTGCACCTGCAGATAGAAGCACGAGCGTGGCAGTAGGACATAAATGGTTTTATGATGAGTTGCCTGATGGTGACGCGGCTAATGCGCACGCAGAAGGTGGAGCTAAAGCAACAGCCAAGTATTTTGTTGGTAATACTCTAAGCAATCATTTTCAAATAGTTAAAAATACATACGGAGTTTCTGGATCACAAGAGCCGGCCAAAGATGTAGCAGGCAGAGGCATTCTAGCTAATCAAGGCGAGATGGCTTCCGTAGAACATAAAAAGTCCATAGAGAAAATTTTGCTTTCTTCTCAGACAGCTGTACAAAGAGTAAATAGTGGTGGTTCTCCTGTAGTTGGAAAATGTGGTGGATTAAAAAGTTTTTCTACTGCAAATAATACAATCGATGCAAACAATACAGACTTAACTATGCAAATGATTAGAGATCTGCTAAAAATCGGCTGGAGCAAAGGTAGGCCTTATCAATTCTTAATGGTAAATGATAAGCAAAATGATAGGCTGCTAGATATTCTCGACAAGATAAAACAAGCCAATATCACACAAAAATACCTAGAAGAGGATCTACTTGCCATTAGAACTAGCTACGGCGATGTAAAGGTTATGTTAAATCCATTCTTAGATCAAAATGAGATCATTGCCTTTAGAGCTGATGACATCTTTAAAGTAAATTGGCGTCCAATGATGACTAGAGAGCTTCCAACTAGCAACGATGCTGTAGAAAAAGAGATTATTAGCGAATTTACACTTCGTGTATGTACTCCTGTGGCATTTGGATGGCTTAAAAAGCTAAAGGTGTAA
- a CDS encoding cache domain-containing protein, whose product MNKYKKYFNVYIIFIFIIVLGGLFYFLYSSYMAEKMQNNMRVFFDYQVKQLNKSIDDEKFSSMAISILLAQNESIQMCLLGQSRDECIKNIENLTKTLGAASMYNNIKLHIYDKDLKSYVRSWDLNRYGDMIASSRFLVQESRHQNKPMVGIEAWYAGTHIRAVSNVIRDGKIIGNIEVLLNFDSLGNYFKKQGIDLFVLLAKDKMPSRKSIPSDQILNDYYIENLSSANLNIVGFLRDINFKEYEFYVYKTHYFCVVPLIDASNTQIGYYVLHVNTNEKERNISQNYFESEELF is encoded by the coding sequence TTGAATAAATATAAAAAATATTTTAATGTCTATATCATTTTTATCTTTATTATAGTGCTTGGAGGGCTTTTTTACTTTCTTTACAGCTCTTATATGGCTGAAAAGATGCAAAATAATATGCGAGTCTTTTTTGATTACCAGGTAAAACAGCTTAATAAAAGCATAGATGATGAGAAATTTTCATCAATGGCGATCTCTATCTTGCTTGCTCAAAATGAGTCTATACAAATGTGCTTGCTAGGGCAAAGCCGCGATGAATGTATAAAAAATATCGAAAATTTAACCAAAACCCTTGGCGCAGCTTCGATGTATAACAACATTAAGCTTCACATTTATGATAAAGATCTAAAAAGCTATGTAAGGAGTTGGGATCTAAACAGATATGGCGATATGATCGCTAGTAGTAGGTTTTTAGTGCAAGAGTCAAGGCATCAAAACAAGCCCATGGTTGGCATCGAGGCGTGGTATGCTGGAACACATATAAGGGCTGTCTCAAACGTAATACGTGATGGTAAAATTATTGGTAACATTGAGGTTTTGTTAAATTTTGACTCACTTGGAAATTATTTTAAAAAGCAAGGAATTGATCTATTTGTTCTTTTGGCAAAAGACAAGATGCCATCTCGTAAAAGCATTCCAAGTGATCAAATTTTAAATGATTATTACATCGAAAATTTAAGCAGTGCAAATTTAAACATAGTAGGTTTTTTGCGTGATATTAATTTTAAAGAATATGAATTTTACGTTTATAAAACGCACTACTTTTGCGTGGTACCACTAATAGATGCTAGCAACACACAGATAGGCTATTATGTGCTTCATGTAAATACTAATGAAAAAGAGCGAAATATTTCACAAAATTATTTTGAGTCAGAAGAGCTTTTTTAA
- a CDS encoding HIT family protein: protein MIYEDKFIKIEREDNELPWIKIFTIKPFRELSDCDEASRARLFEAMLVAEKAMLEFYKPTKINIASFGNYVPHVHIHVIARFSDDAFFPDSVWANPKRKSELALPEFDKFAKFLEEKLRASFE, encoded by the coding sequence ATGATCTATGAAGATAAATTTATAAAAATCGAGCGTGAAGACAATGAACTTCCTTGGATAAAAATTTTTACCATTAAGCCATTTCGTGAGTTAAGCGATTGCGATGAAGCGAGTAGGGCTAGGCTATTTGAAGCGATGCTAGTAGCTGAAAAGGCGATGCTTGAGTTTTATAAACCAACCAAAATAAACATTGCAAGCTTCGGAAACTACGTGCCACACGTGCATATTCATGTTATTGCTAGATTTAGTGATGACGCATTTTTTCCAGATAGTGTTTGGGCTAATCCAAAAAGAAAAAGCGAGCTTGCGTTGCCAGAATTTGATAAATTTGCAAAATTTTTAGAAGAAAAGTTAAGGGCTAGTTTTGAATAA
- a CDS encoding AI-2E family transporter, producing MNNRLFFGIFVFCALALVVYLFKPYLLDIFIAALLAVAVSNVQIAFLSLTKNRKTLSSALTTSVLLCLFIAPLLYAVVEIAKYAAGFDINNVTKTIEFIKNYDFRMPESINFLEPKIKEFIGGLDIKMLFSQLATNLASLGKLSLKFGVDMIIILVFFFFCNLYGNELISYLKYALPLKQDDTESILSEVGNVMSVVFYSTIANMIIQGFLFAIVTSFYGYDGVLTGIFFSFASLIPVVGGILAWGPISIYEFANGNIAAAITIAIYTIVVISFAADTLLKPLVIKFINSKLVKIPTKINELLIFFAMLAGITTFGFWGVILGPAIVTFFISTIKLYTLLRERNFV from the coding sequence ATGAACAATAGACTATTTTTTGGAATTTTTGTATTTTGTGCTTTGGCTTTGGTGGTCTATCTTTTTAAACCATATCTGCTTGATATTTTTATTGCTGCACTGCTTGCTGTCGCGGTTTCAAATGTCCAAATCGCGTTTTTATCACTCACTAAAAACCGCAAGACGCTTTCATCGGCTCTTACTACATCGGTGCTTCTTTGCTTATTTATCGCCCCACTTCTTTATGCGGTGGTTGAGATCGCAAAATACGCAGCTGGCTTTGATATAAACAATGTCACAAAGACTATCGAATTTATCAAAAATTATGATTTTAGGATGCCTGAGTCGATAAATTTTTTAGAGCCAAAGATAAAAGAATTTATCGGCGGACTTGATATTAAAATGCTTTTTTCTCAACTTGCGACAAATCTTGCAAGTCTGGGCAAGTTAAGCCTTAAATTTGGCGTTGATATGATTATTATTTTGGTCTTTTTCTTCTTTTGTAATCTTTATGGCAATGAACTAATCAGCTATCTAAAATATGCACTTCCGCTAAAACAAGATGACACAGAGTCTATTTTAAGCGAGGTTGGTAACGTGATGAGTGTGGTTTTTTATTCAACCATTGCAAATATGATAATCCAAGGCTTTTTATTTGCTATTGTCACAAGCTTTTACGGCTATGATGGCGTGCTAACTGGTATCTTTTTTAGCTTTGCTTCGCTTATTCCAGTTGTTGGCGGTATTTTGGCATGGGGGCCTATTAGCATTTATGAGTTTGCAAATGGCAACATAGCAGCAGCGATAACTATCGCAATTTATACGATCGTAGTGATCTCATTTGCAGCTGATACGCTTTTAAAACCACTTGTTATTAAATTTATAAACTCGAAGCTGGTTAAAATACCAACAAAGATAAATGAACTTCTTATATTCTTTGCGATGCTTGCAGGTATCACGACATTTGGGTTTTGGGGTGTGATCCTTGGACCAGCGATCGTGACATTTTTTATCTCAACTATCAAGCTTTACACGCTTTTAAGAGAGAGAAATTTTGTATAA
- a CDS encoding cytochrome C — protein MGEPHLCPKCEQRTIYFDGICYDCRQKEKLEFYQGLSKTEIKQKLKNVLAHTDEIGKYDEIYSDLVYIFYLHGICDEQIIREVTKQGEYYPFEIYKNAPTDVRDELINSLNGAENRVKINHILCALAWQGDEVVRELFFKLYNAPKPWKAKLHVDMDGYAQVAGWSFDESGKRRSLVFDRCFACEPSQSAEASVKFKAANDEKCKFCNGEMLEFTIKKESLKRFGLELKNDAVLKFCPTCVGLVQYFCQNDGNSVQTEVVGEGDSEDYLRDAVAVLDGQNFELVSEVCAHYSYMIDSEILLGGYPQWEQDAEYLKCPKCSKSMKYLAQIPLGSLVDGEGTIYIQICDECEIVGANFQCT, from the coding sequence ATGGGCGAGCCACATCTTTGTCCTAAGTGCGAGCAAAGGACGATTTACTTTGATGGGATCTGCTATGATTGCAGACAAAAAGAGAAGCTGGAGTTTTATCAAGGCTTAAGCAAGACTGAGATCAAACAAAAGCTAAAAAATGTCCTAGCTCACACAGACGAGATAGGCAAATACGATGAAATTTATAGCGATCTTGTCTATATTTTCTACCTACACGGCATTTGCGACGAGCAGATCATAAGAGAAGTGACCAAACAGGGCGAATACTATCCATTTGAAATTTATAAAAACGCCCCAACTGACGTGAGAGATGAGCTCATAAATAGTCTAAATGGCGCTGAAAATAGGGTAAAAATCAATCACATCCTTTGCGCGCTTGCCTGGCAGGGCGATGAGGTAGTAAGGGAGCTATTTTTTAAGCTCTATAATGCGCCAAAGCCTTGGAAGGCAAAGCTTCACGTTGATATGGATGGATACGCTCAGGTTGCTGGCTGGAGCTTTGATGAGAGTGGTAAGAGAAGAAGCCTAGTTTTTGATAGGTGTTTTGCCTGCGAGCCAAGCCAAAGCGCAGAGGCAAGCGTTAAATTTAAAGCTGCAAATGATGAAAAATGTAAATTTTGTAACGGCGAGATGTTGGAATTTACAATCAAAAAAGAGAGCCTAAAGCGATTTGGGCTAGAGCTTAAAAATGACGCTGTGCTTAAATTTTGCCCCACATGCGTGGGCTTGGTGCAGTACTTTTGCCAAAATGACGGCAATAGCGTGCAAACAGAGGTAGTGGGCGAGGGTGATAGTGAAGACTATTTAAGAGATGCTGTGGCGGTGCTTGATGGGCAGAATTTCGAGCTAGTCAGCGAGGTTTGCGCTCACTACTCGTATATGATAGATAGCGAAATTTTGCTTGGTGGATATCCGCAGTGGGAGCAAGATGCTGAGTATTTAAAATGTCCAAAATGTAGCAAAAGCATGAAATATCTGGCACAAATTCCTCTTGGAAGTCTAGTAGATGGCGAGGGAACTATATATATTCAAATATGTGATGAATGCGAGATCGTCGGGGCAAATTTTCAGTGCACGTAA